A region of Salinibacter sp. 10B DNA encodes the following proteins:
- a CDS encoding DUF4168 domain-containing protein, with product MTRRSLTSIRLGILTLALAFCAPLAFGQMPQPGNAQTLSSSDVSDQEIQKLARIMMTVRTSTRQDRMKMRKEMKQKFGNPQEMDSTQKAQARREMRKRQMAMRKKTMKIMQKEAKKEGIKPQRVQMILKSARQDSTLQQRVRQAMKAQMKKQSPSMGGGSN from the coding sequence ATGACTCGACGCTCCCTTACTTCCATCCGACTCGGCATTCTCACCCTCGCCCTTGCCTTCTGTGCCCCCCTCGCCTTCGGCCAAATGCCGCAGCCGGGCAATGCGCAGACCCTCTCCTCCTCGGACGTGTCCGACCAGGAGATCCAGAAACTGGCCCGCATTATGATGACGGTTCGGACCTCGACCCGCCAGGACCGGATGAAGATGCGCAAGGAGATGAAGCAGAAATTCGGCAACCCGCAGGAGATGGATTCGACGCAGAAGGCGCAGGCGCGGCGTGAGATGCGGAAGCGACAGATGGCAATGCGGAAGAAGACGATGAAAATCATGCAGAAGGAGGCCAAGAAGGAAGGCATCAAACCGCAGCGGGTCCAGATGATTCTGAAGTCGGCCCGCCAGGACTCGACGCTGCAGCAACGCGTCCGGCAAGCCATGAAGGCCCAGATGAAGAAGCAGTCTCCCTCTATGGGCGGTGGATCCAACTAG
- a CDS encoding PQQ-dependent sugar dehydrogenase, whose amino-acid sequence MRSPPPSRIAHWRVTGRSLFVVLLASAFLVACGTQNDPDESGDAPTASVCDPDDDGLSLPEGFCATVVADSLGPTRHLTVADNGDVYAAVREVTNGGGVVALRDTNGDYKADRTEYFIGSTGGTGIGLHNGYLYFGPDTAIWRYKKAADELVPSGDKEVIVTDFPEQDQHAVKPFDFDRNGHLYVNVGAPSNACMEETRTKGSPGQDPCPLLEQYAGIWQYSATDTGQTHSPDARYASGIRNAVALTWNDAQDNLYAAQHGRDQLKSFFPDLYSQEESAELPAEEFFKVDDGDDFGWPYCYYDWMKETKVLGPEYGGDGETVGRCDQFEDPIQAFPGHWGPNDVLFYNGDQFPEKYQGGAFVAWHGSWNRAPLPQEGYKLTFTPFNGSTPSGDYETFADGFTGVDTLRSPGNADHRPTGLAVGPDGGLFVADDEGGTIWRIAYVGEEN is encoded by the coding sequence ATGCGTTCTCCTCCCCCCTCCCGTATTGCCCACTGGCGTGTGACAGGTCGTTCCCTCTTCGTCGTCTTGCTTGCAAGCGCGTTTCTCGTCGCCTGTGGAACCCAAAATGACCCTGATGAGTCTGGCGACGCCCCCACGGCCTCTGTCTGCGACCCTGACGATGACGGCCTCTCACTGCCCGAAGGCTTCTGCGCCACAGTCGTGGCCGATAGCTTAGGCCCTACTCGTCATCTCACCGTGGCGGACAACGGCGATGTCTACGCCGCCGTTCGCGAAGTGACCAACGGCGGAGGCGTCGTGGCCCTTCGCGACACCAACGGCGACTACAAAGCAGACCGGACGGAATACTTCATCGGTAGTACCGGTGGCACCGGAATCGGCCTTCATAACGGCTACCTGTACTTCGGCCCCGATACGGCCATCTGGCGATACAAAAAGGCCGCCGACGAACTCGTCCCCTCCGGCGACAAGGAAGTCATCGTGACGGACTTCCCCGAACAGGATCAGCACGCCGTGAAGCCGTTCGACTTTGACCGTAACGGCCATCTCTACGTGAATGTCGGCGCTCCGTCGAATGCCTGCATGGAGGAAACGCGAACGAAGGGCTCGCCCGGCCAGGACCCCTGCCCCCTCTTAGAACAGTACGCGGGCATTTGGCAGTACAGTGCCACCGACACCGGCCAGACCCACTCGCCGGACGCCCGCTACGCATCAGGCATCCGCAACGCCGTGGCCCTCACGTGGAATGATGCGCAGGACAATCTGTACGCGGCACAGCATGGACGCGACCAGCTGAAGTCGTTCTTCCCGGACCTGTATTCTCAGGAAGAAAGCGCCGAGCTTCCCGCCGAGGAATTCTTCAAAGTGGACGACGGCGACGATTTCGGCTGGCCCTACTGCTACTACGACTGGATGAAAGAGACAAAGGTGCTCGGCCCGGAATACGGGGGCGACGGCGAAACGGTGGGCCGATGCGACCAGTTCGAGGATCCGATTCAGGCCTTCCCCGGACACTGGGGCCCGAACGATGTCCTCTTCTACAACGGCGACCAGTTTCCGGAGAAGTATCAGGGCGGGGCGTTTGTCGCGTGGCACGGCTCCTGGAACCGCGCGCCGCTCCCGCAGGAAGGGTATAAGCTGACCTTCACGCCCTTCAACGGCTCTACTCCCTCCGGCGACTACGAAACCTTCGCCGACGGCTTCACGGGCGTCGATACACTCCGAAGCCCGGGGAACGCTGACCACCGACCGACGGGACTCGCCGTAGGACCAGACGGCGGTCTCTTCGTGGCCGACGACGAAGGCGGCACCATCTGGCGCATTGCGTACGTTGGAGAGGAAAACTAA
- a CDS encoding PqiC family protein, translating into MRRIGLCLFAAALMGLFLVGCVQLPTPRPSNTSYYLLGSDLSADTTVEMSGLRLGLRKPRLPEYLDTPTIVTRRGPNEIHFAEFHRWGEDLGPALNRVLALNLEKQSGIQSAEVVPWPRGVGFDYVVQLRVLRFEGVGPAPPGPDVDDDVPIPEGHSQMIIGWTVFGTEGDTVRTRGITRHREDGWPVTDFADLVAKLDTSLVVLAEDIRDRLQTLERKEQ; encoded by the coding sequence ATGCGCCGGATTGGTCTCTGTCTTTTTGCTGCCGCCCTCATGGGCCTGTTTCTGGTGGGCTGCGTGCAGTTGCCCACCCCTCGTCCCAGCAACACGAGCTATTACCTGCTTGGGAGTGACCTGTCGGCGGATACGACCGTGGAGATGTCGGGGCTTCGCCTCGGTCTTCGGAAACCCCGCCTCCCCGAGTACCTGGATACGCCGACCATCGTGACCCGCCGCGGTCCTAACGAGATCCATTTTGCGGAATTCCACCGGTGGGGGGAAGACCTCGGCCCGGCCCTGAACCGCGTCCTGGCCCTGAATCTTGAGAAACAGTCCGGCATCCAGTCGGCCGAGGTGGTGCCCTGGCCGCGCGGGGTTGGGTTCGACTACGTCGTGCAGTTGCGTGTCTTGCGCTTTGAGGGGGTGGGACCGGCCCCGCCCGGCCCCGATGTGGATGATGATGTGCCCATCCCGGAGGGACACTCGCAGATGATCATCGGCTGGACGGTCTTTGGAACGGAAGGGGATACGGTTCGGACTCGGGGGATCACGCGGCATCGAGAGGACGGGTGGCCTGTCACCGATTTTGCCGATCTCGTTGCCAAGCTCGATACCTCGCTCGTTGTACTGGCGGAGGATATCCGAGACCGTTTGCAGACGCTAGAGCGAAAAGAGCAGTAG
- a CDS encoding ABC transporter permease: protein MQVHARYTDRTLVVCPTGTWTLRSPIPSLHDAVAEADVSGPVDVMAFDTDDLEGWDSSLVTFLFEAAEFCREQDVELRTETLPSSLARLVSLSQAVPEQETDEEVDTEGLLGRLGLWALDVYDEVVNMLTFVGRAVRSIIGLFTTQVRMRWRTFGVALQSSTSSALPIVTVISLLVGLIIAFLGAVVLRRFGADYYVSYLVSYGMLRELGALMTAIIMTGRTGAAFAAEIGSMKIAEEIDALKTLGISPIDFLVTPRILAIVIAMPMLTVYADMLGILGGMAVATTMLDLTYTQFLTGLLEPVVLSDGIIGVVKSVVYGSIIGVAGCMRGMQTGNDASAVGQATTSAVVTGIILIVLANAIIDWAAAVLQV, encoded by the coding sequence ATGCAGGTCCACGCTCGATACACCGACCGGACGCTCGTCGTGTGCCCCACCGGTACCTGGACGCTTCGCAGTCCGATTCCCTCGCTGCACGACGCTGTGGCTGAGGCGGACGTGTCGGGCCCGGTCGATGTGATGGCCTTCGACACCGACGACCTGGAGGGGTGGGACAGCAGTCTCGTCACGTTCCTTTTTGAGGCCGCCGAATTTTGCCGCGAACAGGATGTCGAGCTTCGTACCGAGACCCTGCCGTCGTCGCTTGCGCGCCTCGTGTCCCTTTCGCAGGCCGTGCCGGAGCAGGAGACGGATGAGGAGGTCGACACGGAGGGGCTTCTGGGGCGCCTCGGGCTTTGGGCACTGGACGTGTACGACGAGGTCGTCAACATGCTCACGTTCGTTGGACGAGCGGTTCGGAGCATCATCGGCCTCTTTACGACGCAGGTGCGCATGCGATGGCGCACGTTCGGGGTGGCTCTGCAGTCGAGCACATCGTCGGCCCTGCCCATCGTGACGGTCATCAGCCTGTTGGTCGGGCTTATCATCGCGTTTCTGGGCGCTGTGGTGCTTCGCCGCTTTGGGGCGGACTATTACGTGTCGTATCTGGTGAGCTACGGCATGCTTCGAGAGCTCGGGGCACTCATGACGGCCATCATTATGACGGGACGTACCGGAGCTGCCTTTGCGGCGGAGATTGGAAGCATGAAGATTGCGGAGGAAATTGATGCGCTGAAGACGCTCGGCATCTCGCCCATCGACTTTCTCGTGACCCCACGCATTCTGGCCATCGTGATCGCCATGCCGATGCTCACGGTCTATGCGGATATGCTTGGCATCCTTGGGGGAATGGCCGTCGCCACGACGATGCTCGACCTTACCTATACGCAGTTTTTGACGGGACTCCTGGAGCCTGTGGTGCTGTCCGATGGAATTATCGGGGTTGTAAAGTCGGTCGTATACGGCAGCATTATTGGCGTGGCGGGATGCATGCGGGGGATGCAGACGGGCAACGACGCCTCAGCGGTGGGCCAGGCCACGACGTCCGCGGTCGTGACCGGCATTATCCTGATCGTCCTCGCCAATGCCATTATCGACTGGGCCGCCGCCGTTTTACAGGTCTAG
- a CDS encoding YqaE/Pmp3 family membrane protein has product MSSASTADLLRIVLSVLLPPLGVFLQEGLGTQFWLNVLLTLLGYIPGLVHAVWIIARR; this is encoded by the coding sequence ATGAGCTCTGCTTCCACTGCTGATCTTCTCCGCATTGTGCTCTCTGTCCTGCTGCCGCCACTGGGCGTATTTCTGCAGGAAGGGTTGGGCACGCAGTTTTGGCTCAATGTACTGTTGACGCTTCTTGGCTACATTCCGGGGCTGGTCCATGCCGTTTGGATTATCGCCCGACGATGA
- a CDS encoding endonuclease/exonuclease/phosphatase family protein, giving the protein MDDTFRRLLLLILLVGLLGGVEYFTGIDVPGFDFDETGIRVPESVELPEVDIPNLPLPQEGGALDTEPQGSSVEGEIDGPHVRVVSWNLYNFGRTKDDQEISVAAETLRDFDLVAVQEVVTSPPGAQAIGKLDDALDRTGFAWDYRLSDPTTGPGTERYAFLWKPSRVRLVGQAWLESSLADAIDREPYLARFEHRKTGQRILVASLHAVPSSKNPAREVALLDRIHRRYEADHVILLGDFNLDEDDAAFDELRRLGYRAVLDDQPTSLGRTRDPGPNGHLASEYDNVFFETGPLRAVRGGVLDFTPQFSSLKEARSLSDHLPVYMDVQWTASAPATP; this is encoded by the coding sequence ATGGACGACACGTTTCGCCGCCTCTTACTTCTCATTTTGCTGGTCGGCCTTCTTGGTGGGGTCGAGTACTTCACCGGCATCGATGTTCCGGGATTTGATTTCGACGAGACGGGTATTCGCGTCCCCGAATCGGTTGAGCTGCCAGAGGTCGACATTCCCAACCTTCCGTTGCCCCAAGAGGGAGGCGCGCTCGACACTGAGCCGCAGGGGTCTAGCGTTGAAGGAGAGATTGACGGTCCTCACGTTCGCGTCGTGAGTTGGAATCTCTACAACTTCGGCCGTACGAAAGATGATCAAGAGATTTCGGTGGCGGCCGAAACCTTGCGCGACTTCGACCTCGTGGCCGTTCAGGAGGTTGTCACCTCTCCCCCTGGGGCACAGGCGATCGGCAAGCTTGACGACGCCCTCGATCGTACCGGGTTTGCGTGGGACTACCGTCTCAGCGATCCGACGACCGGTCCCGGCACCGAGCGCTATGCGTTTCTCTGGAAGCCCTCGCGCGTGCGGCTTGTGGGGCAGGCCTGGCTCGAATCGTCACTTGCCGACGCCATCGATCGCGAGCCGTACCTGGCCCGTTTTGAGCACCGAAAAACAGGCCAGCGGATTCTCGTGGCGAGCCTCCACGCCGTCCCAAGTTCGAAGAATCCGGCCCGCGAAGTGGCTCTCCTCGATCGAATTCACCGTCGATACGAGGCGGATCACGTTATTCTGCTGGGGGACTTCAACCTCGATGAGGATGACGCGGCCTTCGACGAGTTGCGTCGTCTTGGCTACCGGGCGGTGCTCGACGACCAGCCCACCAGCCTGGGCCGCACGCGCGATCCGGGGCCCAATGGACATCTTGCCAGTGAGTACGACAACGTCTTTTTTGAAACCGGTCCCCTTCGAGCTGTACGGGGCGGCGTGCTGGACTTCACGCCTCAGTTTTCATCGTTGAAGGAGGCGCGGAGCCTGTCGGATCATCTGCCCGTATATATGGATGTGCAGTGGACCGCTTCCGCCCCTGCGACTCCCTGA
- a CDS encoding acyl-CoA dehydrogenase family protein, translating into MAASPTKIAELDNQYSDDRVLRRYLERVLPSEMRADVESDLHDLGALAGGELYDLQLKDRGNDPTLTRYGPQGDRIDHVELTELWQRGLEETASRGVIAAAYEQEHGRYSRIDQFARAYLLLPGTDMLGFLLATTDGAARTLLNHGSEDLVDEALPHLLSRSPDTFWTSGQWRTEKEGGTDLSQIETTAHRNADGTWRLHGHKWFTSSTTANMALVLARTEDVADDGLTLFHVPIRESGSESPHDGIQVNRMKDKMGARKLPVSEVELDGAVARPVSGVGEGTRTLGPMVRIARTWNAVLATGLMRRGLALARDFSRNREAFGTPIIEKPLHYDTMASLQATFEGAFHLTFRLVELLGKQEAGEMSEQERHLFSVLTPLVKLTTAKQATNVLGEIMEAFGGGGYVEDTGVPMLLRNAYALPLWEGTTNVMALTALQKLRQDGRFAAVRAELARCEQAVETPALEQAVETAQGAFRNAMEWLAEALEDGSDAVEAGARRFALTLGHALELALLARHAQWTLPTDGSRATAVVEHFAAQGIDHIAPRRHYEAYLLANDHASQSLFGPSAPTTNGTVKETASE; encoded by the coding sequence ATGGCGGCTTCTCCCACCAAAATTGCCGAGCTCGACAACCAGTACAGCGACGACCGTGTGTTGCGGCGCTACCTGGAGCGCGTGCTTCCGTCGGAGATGCGGGCCGATGTCGAGTCCGATCTCCACGATCTGGGCGCGTTGGCTGGCGGGGAGCTCTACGATCTGCAATTGAAAGATCGGGGCAACGATCCCACCCTTACCCGGTACGGCCCGCAGGGCGACCGCATCGACCACGTCGAGCTCACGGAGTTGTGGCAGCGCGGGTTGGAGGAGACGGCCTCCCGGGGCGTCATCGCCGCCGCGTATGAACAGGAGCACGGGCGCTACAGCCGTATTGACCAGTTTGCGCGTGCCTATCTGCTGTTGCCCGGCACCGACATGCTGGGGTTCCTCCTCGCTACGACCGATGGTGCGGCCCGCACGCTTCTAAATCATGGCTCTGAGGATTTGGTGGACGAGGCGCTTCCGCACCTCCTCAGTCGTTCTCCGGACACATTCTGGACCAGCGGGCAATGGCGCACCGAGAAAGAGGGCGGCACGGATCTTAGCCAGATTGAGACCACCGCTCACCGCAACGCCGATGGGACCTGGCGCCTGCACGGACACAAATGGTTTACGAGCTCGACGACCGCGAACATGGCCCTCGTGCTCGCCCGTACGGAGGACGTTGCGGACGACGGCCTTACATTGTTTCACGTTCCGATTCGGGAGAGTGGGAGCGAGTCGCCCCACGACGGGATTCAGGTGAATCGGATGAAGGACAAGATGGGCGCCCGAAAGTTGCCAGTTTCTGAGGTGGAGCTCGACGGGGCGGTGGCCCGTCCCGTGTCCGGCGTCGGCGAGGGAACGCGCACCCTGGGGCCGATGGTGCGCATTGCACGCACCTGGAACGCCGTGTTAGCGACAGGACTCATGCGGCGGGGGCTTGCCCTGGCGCGCGACTTTAGTCGAAACCGCGAGGCCTTTGGTACGCCCATCATTGAGAAGCCGCTCCATTACGACACAATGGCGTCCCTGCAGGCGACCTTCGAGGGGGCCTTCCACCTCACGTTTCGACTCGTGGAGCTGTTGGGAAAGCAGGAGGCCGGAGAGATGAGCGAGCAGGAGCGCCACCTCTTCTCTGTTCTCACGCCGTTGGTGAAGCTGACCACGGCCAAACAGGCCACCAATGTACTGGGGGAAATCATGGAGGCGTTTGGTGGGGGCGGGTACGTCGAAGACACCGGCGTTCCCATGCTACTTCGCAACGCCTATGCGCTGCCGCTGTGGGAGGGCACGACCAACGTGATGGCGCTGACGGCCCTACAGAAATTGCGTCAAGATGGACGCTTCGCGGCGGTACGGGCGGAGCTGGCTCGGTGCGAACAGGCCGTAGAGACGCCTGCTCTCGAACAGGCGGTAGAGACGGCGCAGGGGGCATTTCGAAACGCCATGGAGTGGCTAGCCGAAGCCCTGGAGGATGGGTCGGACGCCGTAGAGGCTGGGGCGCGGCGCTTTGCTCTCACCCTCGGCCACGCACTTGAACTTGCCCTGCTGGCTCGGCATGCCCAATGGACGCTTCCAACGGATGGGAGCCGGGCCACGGCGGTCGTTGAGCACTTTGCGGCGCAGGGCATCGATCACATTGCCCCCCGTCGGCACTACGAGGCGTACCTGCTTGCGAACGACCACGCCAGCCAGTCGCTCTTCGGACCGTCGGCGCCCACCACTAATGGCACGGTCAAGGAAACGGCGTCTGAATAG
- the thrC gene encoding threonine synthase, with protein MQYLSTRTPDHSVSLSTALQEGLAPDGGLYVPSHFPDLAPEAFADCETIESVAERLLRPFADDDPLADVLPSICEAMYGFPVPVHEVGRRTSVLELFHGPTAAFKDVGARFLADSLARLNEDADRPLTILVATSGDTGAAVAAAFWRKPNVEVIVLYPKGKVSARQEQQLTGWSDNVQTVAVNGVFDDCQQLVKAAFQHDAWQSRKRLSSANSINIGRLLPQMTYYAHASLQHWRAHGTRPTVVVPSGNLGNGLACLYARECGLPIGEVVFATNANRPVTHYLETGDYQAFETQQTLATAMDVGNPSNMERLRYHWPTAEALRDAITAERVTDDEIEEQIRRGPDEWDTVWDPHTATAVEVRERLDPNENRDWMLVATAHPAKFPEVVEPLVGHEIDIPDPLAEVMARSKSVPQISPSLDELGDIVFDTETPTSVS; from the coding sequence ATGCAATACCTGAGCACCCGCACGCCCGACCACAGCGTTTCCCTCTCCACCGCGTTGCAGGAGGGACTGGCGCCTGATGGCGGGCTGTACGTCCCCTCGCACTTTCCCGACCTCGCCCCCGAGGCCTTTGCGGACTGTGAAACTATCGAGTCCGTCGCCGAACGACTACTTCGTCCCTTTGCTGACGACGATCCACTTGCCGACGTGCTTCCGAGCATCTGTGAGGCCATGTACGGCTTTCCAGTCCCCGTCCACGAGGTCGGCCGCCGGACGAGCGTGCTGGAGCTCTTTCACGGCCCCACCGCTGCGTTCAAAGACGTGGGCGCCCGCTTCCTGGCCGACAGCCTCGCCCGCCTCAATGAGGACGCCGACCGGCCCCTCACCATCCTCGTCGCCACCTCGGGCGATACCGGCGCAGCCGTAGCGGCGGCCTTCTGGCGCAAACCCAACGTGGAGGTGATCGTGCTCTACCCCAAGGGCAAGGTGTCCGCTCGACAAGAGCAGCAGCTCACCGGCTGGAGCGACAATGTCCAGACCGTGGCCGTGAACGGTGTGTTTGACGACTGCCAGCAACTCGTGAAGGCGGCCTTCCAACACGACGCCTGGCAGTCCCGAAAGCGGCTCTCCTCGGCCAACAGCATCAACATCGGCCGCCTGCTCCCCCAAATGACCTACTACGCTCACGCCAGCCTCCAACACTGGCGCGCCCACGGCACGCGGCCCACCGTGGTTGTGCCCTCCGGCAACCTGGGCAACGGGCTCGCCTGCCTTTACGCCCGCGAGTGCGGCCTTCCAATCGGGGAGGTCGTGTTTGCGACGAACGCGAACCGTCCCGTCACGCACTATCTGGAGACGGGCGACTACCAGGCGTTCGAGACGCAGCAGACGCTCGCGACGGCAATGGACGTGGGCAACCCCAGCAACATGGAGCGCCTGCGGTACCACTGGCCCACTGCCGAGGCGCTGCGCGACGCCATCACGGCCGAGCGCGTGACGGACGACGAAATTGAGGAGCAGATCCGGCGCGGACCCGACGAGTGGGATACGGTGTGGGATCCGCACACGGCCACCGCCGTGGAGGTGCGCGAACGCCTCGACCCGAATGAGAACCGGGACTGGATGCTGGTCGCGACGGCCCACCCGGCGAAATTTCCAGAGGTGGTAGAACCGCTGGTGGGACACGAGATCGACATCCCCGATCCACTGGCCGAGGTGATGGCGCGATCGAAATCCGTACCTCAGATTTCGCCGTCTCTCGATGAACTTGGAGACATCGTGTTCGACACGGAAACCCCGACCTCCGTGTCCTGA
- a CDS encoding MlaD family protein, translating into MSQRANPTVIGLFVVGAIVLAIVGVGALGANQIFDQRTTFISYFDESVNGLDVGAPVKFKGVPIGEVTDIKLRVDLQNETFQVPVQYAINLKPVTDTTGAPLDLDNPRLLRDQIGDGLRAQLQLESIVTGKLYVELTYVSDPDSVVYAHAGSPHLEIPTELSPLARLGEEASGLMTNLRRFDVSKINENIITFLVNANEKLDELDAEEINRSILATIESVRTVVESDEIQTAVKDAPRVTGELRKTIADAQGLINELQTSVDPTAEEVKATGKELRATLERMRLTMKEFDQTISTDSGIGYEMQEALSKLANAAEALRILVQSLERNPSMFIRGKEAPPSSPANEQQ; encoded by the coding sequence ATGAGTCAACGCGCCAATCCGACCGTCATCGGCCTTTTCGTCGTGGGCGCCATCGTGCTCGCGATCGTTGGGGTGGGGGCATTGGGGGCAAACCAGATCTTTGACCAGCGCACCACCTTTATCAGCTACTTCGACGAGTCGGTGAATGGGCTTGATGTAGGGGCCCCGGTAAAGTTTAAAGGCGTGCCGATTGGGGAGGTCACCGACATCAAGCTGCGCGTGGACCTGCAAAACGAGACGTTCCAGGTGCCGGTGCAGTACGCCATCAACCTAAAGCCCGTGACGGACACGACCGGGGCGCCGCTCGACCTGGACAACCCGCGTCTCCTCCGGGATCAGATTGGGGATGGCCTTCGCGCCCAGCTTCAACTCGAAAGCATTGTGACCGGCAAGTTGTACGTGGAGCTCACCTACGTTTCGGATCCGGACTCCGTCGTATATGCCCATGCCGGCTCGCCCCATCTCGAAATTCCGACCGAGCTTTCCCCGTTGGCCCGCCTCGGCGAAGAGGCGTCCGGCCTCATGACGAACCTGCGGCGGTTTGACGTGAGCAAAATCAACGAGAACATCATTACATTTCTCGTGAATGCAAACGAGAAGCTGGATGAGCTCGACGCTGAGGAAATCAACCGATCGATCCTTGCGACGATCGAGTCGGTACGGACGGTGGTGGAGTCGGACGAGATTCAGACGGCTGTCAAGGATGCGCCGCGGGTGACGGGGGAACTGCGCAAAACCATTGCTGATGCGCAGGGACTGATCAACGAGCTCCAGACCTCGGTGGACCCAACGGCCGAGGAGGTGAAGGCCACTGGAAAGGAGTTGCGGGCGACCCTGGAGCGGATGCGCCTGACCATGAAGGAGTTTGATCAGACCATCTCCACCGACTCCGGCATCGGCTACGAGATGCAGGAGGCATTGTCAAAGCTCGCCAACGCGGCTGAGGCGCTGCGTATCCTCGTCCAGTCGCTGGAGCGCAACCCGAGTATGTTTATTCGGGGCAAGGAGGCTCCTCCGTCTTCCCCGGCCAATGAACAACAGTAA
- a CDS encoding ATP-binding cassette domain-containing protein, with protein sequence MAFGSFVVMRDLSFEIAPGEIVVIMGGSGSGKSTLLKHLVGLLRPSVGTVKLEGNALWELDEDERSALLRRTGVLYQKGALWSTMTLAENIGLPLREYTTLNEGDIDRIVSLKLALVGLRGFESFYPHEISGGMRKRAALARAIALDPNILFFDEPTSGLDPVSARRLDDLVLQLRDSLDTTIVVVTHDLESIFTIADRALYLDIETKTMTALGPPEELRSNPPNPRVYQFLTRSLEAE encoded by the coding sequence ATGGCCTTCGGGTCCTTTGTTGTGATGCGGGACCTGTCGTTTGAGATTGCGCCGGGAGAAATTGTCGTGATCATGGGGGGGAGTGGGTCGGGGAAGAGCACATTGCTCAAGCACCTGGTGGGACTGCTTCGGCCCTCGGTGGGCACGGTGAAGCTCGAAGGGAATGCGCTGTGGGAGCTGGATGAGGACGAGCGATCGGCGCTGTTGCGCCGGACGGGGGTTCTCTACCAAAAGGGAGCGTTGTGGAGTACGATGACCCTTGCCGAGAACATTGGCCTTCCCCTGCGGGAATATACGACGCTGAATGAGGGAGACATCGACCGCATCGTGTCGCTGAAGCTGGCGCTGGTGGGACTGCGCGGGTTTGAGTCGTTTTACCCCCACGAGATTAGCGGCGGTATGCGGAAGCGCGCTGCCCTGGCGCGGGCCATCGCGCTCGATCCCAACATTCTGTTTTTCGATGAGCCGACCTCGGGGCTCGACCCGGTGAGTGCCCGCCGGCTCGACGATCTGGTGCTCCAGCTGCGGGACAGTTTGGACACCACCATCGTCGTCGTTACGCATGACCTTGAGAGCATCTTTACGATTGCCGACCGCGCGCTCTATCTCGACATCGAGACCAAGACGATGACCGCCCTCGGTCCGCCCGAGGAGCTTCGAAGCAACCCGCCGAACCCGCGTGTGTATCAATTTCTGACCCGGTCGCTTGAGGCTGAGTAG